From a region of the Acinetobacter larvae genome:
- a CDS encoding TonB-dependent receptor, with translation MTKSYPAVSLQLISFRKNPYQQLLKKMIFTAMMLGSSPILFAQQQDVSVLPVIEMQAQQQEKALKNGNMDIIRTENDIQPYTIIKAEDIKNTGATNVSDLITKLLPQATSIPNDSGSGFTGTTSQINLRGLGANHTLILINGRRAAGMGSRGTAESTDQPNLNNIPLEAIERIEVLPTSASAIYGSGAIGGVINVILKRDYVGTDVTVRYENTLGNDQPVKTVNLVTGFALEEGRTQVLFTASKRDQDPLSQFDKKWRNMGRNLQLQNNPNSIHNASSPPAGDLVNLRIKNSDGSYTAAHIPKGWDGDINKLGEGYALGLSDQMSAWSGNTTLITESKTEAYSLSINRDFTDKLNVYLEGSYDKEEGKHLTTPHGYGVVTYKADNPTNPFGKEVQVNFPVNWSDMGEKAYRRIENETKRVATGFSFDLTPDFTVSADYAWSQADIMVNYPRRGSNNPGAKAWTADLNAGLIELIKDTTTESTDIIAKYWNYPKTQTQSTLNDFALRGAGSIYTWYAGDISMATGLEYRKTKTEGFADHQHVDNPWRKPTERNMEAKSAYLEFGIPLISPDMQIPWAKLFDVQIAGRYEEFNIDSSTPQYKVDSSTGYNSVLTGYTTQPKTKFDAITPTIGFRFAPNEQILLRASYSEGFIAPTVSQLAEASSSQTTSTTLVDPKTGKIISSYDAISGGNPDITPESSKSYNAGIVLTPDFIPDLRLSLDYFHIEKTNNITEPSAEYILANEGNFPGRVTRDEQGNVTAINTQPFNALGLKTSGFDTAIHYSFDSILGSSNFNLGYTYVDQYIRQTNLNGGWESQLDGSASGNPIRHRANATFTLKPNETWTFGWGTQYYSAYHISNAAAILNQTGQTADSLKIGGEFFHDIFARAKFKVPGVKQLNHAELGFGINNLFDTYTLDMSGTNYISRYSNVLGRNYYLNLKLSF, from the coding sequence ATTTTATTTGCACAACAACAGGATGTATCTGTGCTACCGGTCATTGAGATGCAGGCACAGCAACAAGAAAAAGCTCTTAAAAATGGCAATATGGATATTATTAGAACTGAAAATGATATTCAGCCCTATACCATTATTAAAGCAGAAGACATTAAAAATACTGGTGCAACCAATGTCAGTGATTTAATAACCAAACTTTTACCGCAAGCCACCTCGATTCCCAATGATTCTGGTTCTGGTTTTACCGGAACAACCAGCCAAATTAACCTAAGAGGTTTAGGCGCAAACCATACATTAATTTTAATTAATGGTCGACGAGCAGCAGGTATGGGCAGTCGAGGAACAGCAGAAAGTACCGACCAACCCAACTTAAATAATATTCCATTAGAAGCGATTGAACGCATTGAAGTCCTGCCCACATCAGCTTCGGCAATCTATGGTTCGGGAGCCATTGGTGGGGTTATTAACGTTATTTTAAAACGAGATTATGTTGGTACAGATGTGACTGTCCGCTATGAAAATACATTGGGGAATGACCAACCCGTTAAAACCGTCAATTTAGTCACAGGCTTTGCCCTTGAAGAAGGGCGTACGCAAGTATTATTCACGGCATCCAAACGTGACCAAGACCCATTGTCACAGTTTGACAAAAAATGGCGCAATATGGGGCGTAATTTACAACTTCAGAATAACCCCAATTCAATTCATAATGCGTCTAGCCCACCTGCAGGGGATCTGGTCAACCTGCGCATTAAAAATAGCGATGGGAGTTATACTGCTGCGCATATTCCCAAGGGATGGGATGGTGATATAAATAAGCTTGGAGAGGGTTATGCACTTGGTCTTTCTGATCAAATGAGTGCTTGGTCTGGTAATACCACGCTCATCACAGAAAGTAAAACAGAAGCTTATAGTCTATCGATCAATCGTGATTTTACAGACAAGTTAAATGTATATTTAGAAGGCTCTTATGACAAAGAAGAGGGTAAACATTTAACCACACCACATGGCTATGGTGTCGTAACCTATAAAGCAGATAATCCGACTAACCCATTCGGTAAAGAGGTACAGGTTAACTTCCCCGTCAATTGGTCAGATATGGGAGAAAAAGCCTACCGACGTATTGAAAATGAGACCAAACGAGTAGCCACAGGATTTAGCTTTGACTTAACACCTGACTTTACGGTGTCTGCCGACTATGCTTGGAGCCAAGCCGACATTATGGTGAACTACCCAAGACGTGGCAGTAATAACCCTGGTGCCAAAGCTTGGACGGCGGATTTAAACGCAGGCTTAATCGAACTGATTAAAGATACCACAACTGAAAGTACAGATATTATTGCCAAATATTGGAATTATCCAAAAACTCAGACCCAATCAACTCTCAATGATTTTGCGTTGCGAGGAGCGGGCTCGATATATACTTGGTATGCAGGCGATATTAGTATGGCAACAGGACTAGAATATCGTAAAACCAAAACAGAAGGGTTTGCGGACCATCAACATGTCGATAACCCGTGGCGAAAACCCACGGAACGTAATATGGAAGCTAAAAGTGCTTATTTAGAATTTGGTATTCCATTGATTTCACCAGACATGCAAATACCTTGGGCTAAATTATTTGATGTTCAAATCGCTGGGCGTTATGAAGAATTTAATATTGATTCCAGTACACCTCAATATAAAGTAGATTCCTCAACCGGATATAACTCGGTTTTAACTGGCTATACCACCCAACCTAAAACCAAGTTTGATGCGATTACCCCAACGATTGGTTTTAGATTCGCGCCAAATGAGCAGATTTTATTAAGAGCGTCTTATAGTGAAGGCTTTATTGCACCAACTGTATCCCAATTAGCTGAAGCAAGCAGTAGCCAGACAACCAGTACTACACTCGTCGATCCTAAAACTGGAAAGATTATTAGCAGTTATGATGCTATTTCAGGTGGTAACCCAGATATCACCCCAGAATCATCAAAAAGTTATAATGCTGGTATTGTTTTAACACCTGATTTTATTCCTGACTTACGCTTGTCGCTAGACTATTTCCATATCGAAAAAACCAACAATATTACTGAACCATCAGCAGAATATATCTTAGCCAATGAAGGAAATTTTCCTGGACGTGTCACACGTGATGAACAGGGCAATGTCACTGCGATTAATACCCAGCCCTTTAATGCATTAGGTCTAAAAACCAGTGGCTTTGACACAGCTATTCATTATTCTTTTGACAGTATCTTAGGCTCATCAAACTTTAATTTGGGCTATACCTATGTAGACCAATATATTCGTCAAACCAATTTAAATGGTGGTTGGGAAAGTCAATTAGATGGTAGTGCTAGCGGCAACCCTATCCGACATCGTGCCAATGCCACCTTCACCTTAAAACCAAATGAAACATGGACCTTCGGTTGGGGAACGCAATACTACAGCGCTTATCATATTAGCAATGCTGCAGCAATTTTAAATCAAACCGGTCAAACAGCGGATAGCTTAAAAATCGGTGGGGAATTCTTCCACGATATTTTTGCGCGTGCTAAATTTAAGGTTCCTGGGGTGAAACAACTCAATCACGCTGAACTTGGTTTTGGTATTAATAACTTATTTGATACTTATACTTTAGATATGTCTGGCACAAACTATATCAGCCGTTATAGCAATGTTTTAGGTCGTAATTATTATCTAAATCTCAAACTTTCTTTCTAA